The proteins below are encoded in one region of Metabacillus dongyingensis:
- a CDS encoding tetratricopeptide repeat protein → MMDGKKQRKVIPFPNLSERLVDKGLEALKNKQFKEALSLFYEVLELGEERAEIHLGIALCLMELGELEEAKSVCRKMLHEDIGDYFTVLQVYLTVLIQLRQYSEVQQTIEAVLQENQLPHDQAEHFYKLLDFSRKMTEDDDFPIDDDEEDESYTEPRNLLDTINQQVAYVQSLKDRNVSRHMQQLQSILKNAGSHPVVQSMILHLLMENEVAKEVKIVKFGKTMSLIPAELEDLSELPFTKKVLNVLDDILGQENPALFEAVKEVWIRHLYVLFPFLPEPAEARLWAAALHYAGYEMHGIAAPAEEVSYLYEVKENRLIEASRKIYEIEEISYLQI, encoded by the coding sequence ATGATGGATGGAAAAAAACAGAGAAAAGTTATTCCCTTTCCTAACTTAAGCGAGCGGTTAGTTGATAAAGGATTGGAAGCCCTGAAAAATAAACAGTTTAAAGAAGCACTCTCCCTCTTTTATGAAGTACTGGAGCTTGGAGAAGAAAGGGCTGAGATTCATCTCGGAATCGCATTATGCCTGATGGAGCTTGGAGAGCTTGAAGAAGCAAAGTCCGTTTGCCGGAAAATGCTCCACGAAGATATCGGAGACTATTTTACCGTGCTGCAGGTTTATTTGACGGTCCTTATTCAGCTCAGACAATACAGCGAAGTGCAGCAGACCATAGAGGCTGTGCTTCAGGAAAATCAGCTGCCGCATGATCAGGCCGAGCATTTTTACAAGCTTCTTGATTTCAGCAGGAAGATGACGGAGGACGATGATTTTCCGATTGATGATGACGAGGAAGATGAAAGCTATACAGAACCGAGGAATTTGCTTGATACGATTAATCAGCAGGTTGCCTATGTTCAATCCTTAAAAGACCGCAATGTATCAAGACACATGCAGCAGCTTCAATCCATCTTAAAGAATGCAGGCAGCCATCCTGTTGTTCAATCAATGATTCTCCATTTGCTTATGGAGAATGAGGTGGCAAAAGAAGTGAAAATTGTTAAGTTCGGCAAAACGATGTCGCTGATTCCTGCAGAGCTTGAAGACTTATCAGAGCTTCCGTTTACCAAGAAAGTACTGAATGTGCTGGATGATATTCTTGGTCAGGAGAATCCTGCGCTGTTTGAAGCAGTAAAAGAAGTATGGATCCGCCATTTGTATGTGTTATTTCCATTTTTGCCTGAACCTGCCGAAGCGAGGCTGTGGGCAGCTGCTCTTCATTATGCCGGCTATGAAATGCACGGCATTGCCGCACCTGCAGAAGAGGTCAGCTATTTATATGAAGTAAAAGAAAATAGGCTGATTGAAGCATCAAGAAAAATTTATGAAATAGAAGAAATTTCTTA
- the leuD gene encoding 3-isopropylmalate dehydratase small subunit encodes MEAFQVHKGKLAVLNRSNVDTDQIIPKQFLKRIERTGYGRFAFFDWRYLNDGTENPEFELNKPEAAGASILVAGENFGCGSSREHAPWALGDYGFKVIIAPSFADIFHQNCLKNGLLPIRIEEHFHQQLIEKSSNPQFECTIDLEKQEIREGETVLYTFTVDPYWKDMLLNGHDEISLTFMYEEHIADYEKSRRVWMP; translated from the coding sequence GTGGAAGCATTTCAAGTGCACAAAGGTAAACTTGCTGTTTTAAACAGGTCGAATGTCGATACAGATCAAATTATTCCGAAGCAGTTCTTAAAAAGGATTGAACGGACCGGATATGGGAGATTTGCTTTTTTTGACTGGAGATATTTAAATGACGGCACAGAAAATCCTGAATTCGAACTGAATAAGCCTGAAGCAGCAGGTGCAAGCATCTTAGTTGCAGGAGAGAATTTCGGCTGCGGATCATCCAGAGAGCATGCTCCTTGGGCACTTGGGGATTATGGATTCAAAGTCATCATTGCCCCTTCTTTTGCAGATATTTTTCATCAAAATTGCCTGAAAAATGGATTGCTTCCTATTAGAATAGAAGAACATTTTCATCAGCAGTTAATTGAGAAGAGCTCAAATCCTCAATTTGAGTGCACGATTGACCTTGAAAAACAAGAAATTCGCGAAGGAGAAACAGTTCTTTATACGTTCACGGTCGATCCATACTGGAAAGATATGCTGCTGAACGGACATGATGAAATTTCCCTTACTTTCATGTATGAAGAACATATTGCGGATTATGAAAAATCAAGAAGAGTCTGGATGCCGTAA
- the leuC gene encoding 3-isopropylmalate dehydratase large subunit, whose amino-acid sequence MKARTIVEKIWDDHVVYRKDDQPDLLYIDLHLIHEVTSPQAFEGLRQNGRKVRRPANTFATMDHNIPTVNRFEIKDEVAKLQVSALEANCREFGIRLADLSSTDQGIVHVIGPELGLTLPGKTIVCGDSHTSTHGAFGALAFGIGTSEVEHVLATQTLWQQKPKTLNIHINGSLKKGVTAKDVILYIIGSFGVRFGTGYVIEFTGEAIEKMSMDERMTVCNMSIEAGARAGLIAPDETTFAYIEGREFAPKGEDLKEAIAYWQNLKSDPGAEYDDKIAIEAADISPMVTWGTNPGMAVAVDQKVPNTSMFNKVEEKQEAERAYFYMGLEPDTRVQDIEIDYVFIGSCTNSRITDLRQAADVIKDRQVNPSVRAIVVPGSQKVKLQAEEEGLHHIFINAGFEWRESGCSMCLSMNDDIVPEGKRCASTSNRNFEGRQGKGARTHLVSPAMAAAAAIYGRFVDVRELTGGIASGSISSAQR is encoded by the coding sequence TTGAAAGCCAGAACAATAGTAGAAAAAATATGGGATGATCATGTTGTCTATCGGAAAGACGATCAGCCAGATCTTCTGTATATAGATCTGCATCTGATTCATGAGGTCACCTCCCCGCAGGCGTTTGAAGGTTTAAGGCAGAACGGAAGAAAGGTAAGAAGGCCTGCAAATACGTTCGCTACCATGGATCATAATATTCCAACGGTTAACCGATTTGAGATTAAAGATGAAGTTGCAAAACTTCAGGTAAGCGCACTTGAGGCCAATTGCCGTGAATTTGGAATCAGGCTTGCTGACCTTAGCAGTACAGATCAGGGAATTGTGCATGTAATCGGACCTGAGCTTGGACTTACGCTGCCTGGTAAAACAATTGTTTGCGGAGATAGTCATACATCTACACATGGTGCCTTTGGGGCACTGGCATTTGGAATTGGAACTAGTGAAGTAGAACATGTGCTGGCAACACAAACACTGTGGCAGCAAAAACCGAAAACATTAAACATCCATATAAACGGCTCCTTGAAAAAAGGGGTAACAGCAAAAGATGTTATTTTATATATAATCGGTTCATTCGGGGTGCGTTTTGGAACTGGATATGTCATTGAATTTACAGGTGAAGCGATTGAAAAGATGTCGATGGACGAACGGATGACGGTCTGCAATATGTCAATTGAAGCAGGAGCTCGTGCTGGACTCATTGCTCCTGATGAAACAACTTTTGCATATATTGAAGGCAGGGAATTTGCACCAAAGGGAGAAGACTTGAAGGAGGCAATTGCCTATTGGCAAAACCTGAAAAGTGATCCAGGGGCAGAATATGACGATAAAATCGCCATTGAAGCTGCCGATATATCTCCAATGGTTACCTGGGGGACGAATCCGGGCATGGCTGTAGCTGTTGATCAAAAAGTGCCGAACACAAGCATGTTCAATAAGGTGGAAGAGAAACAGGAAGCGGAGAGAGCTTATTTCTATATGGGTCTTGAACCAGATACCAGGGTACAGGATATTGAAATAGATTATGTGTTTATCGGATCCTGCACAAATTCCAGAATAACAGATCTGCGCCAGGCTGCAGATGTTATTAAGGATAGACAGGTAAATCCATCTGTAAGAGCGATCGTCGTTCCCGGTTCTCAAAAAGTGAAGCTTCAGGCAGAAGAAGAAGGCCTTCATCATATTTTTATTAACGCAGGATTTGAATGGCGTGAATCAGGCTGCAGCATGTGTTTGAGCATGAATGATGATATTGTGCCTGAAGGGAAACGCTGTGCTTCAACGTCAAATCGAAATTTTGAGGGCAGACAGGGAAAAGGGGCAAGAACGCATCTTGTCAGTCCGGCCATGGCTGCAGCGGCAGCGATTTACGGCAGATTTGTAGATGTCAGAGAACTAACAGGAGGGATTGCAAGTGGAAGCATTTCAAGTGCACAAAGGTAA
- the leuB gene encoding 3-isopropylmalate dehydrogenase, translated as MEKKIALLPGDGIGKEVMDGAVEILKAIEEHYYHRFHFQYGLIGGAAIDEMNSPLPQETLQMCRESDAVLLGSVGGPKWDKNPSHLRPEKGLLALRKELDLYANLRPVETVESLLDSSPLKREYVEGVDFMIVRELTGGLYFGKPSERYVKNGEHTVVDTLFYKRDEMERIIERAFQLAQGRKKKVTSVDKANVLESSRMWREVAEEVAMKFPDVELQHMLVDHAAMALIHNPKQFDVIVTENMFGDILSDEASMLTGSLGMLPSASLSATGLHLYEPVHGSAPDIAGEDKANPVAMILSAAMMLRHSFQMEEEAEAIENAVKHVLDSGKRTADLTRKGETPLSTTKLIEEIKEALADDHAILNIMEAYA; from the coding sequence ATGGAGAAGAAAATTGCATTATTGCCGGGCGACGGTATTGGAAAAGAAGTTATGGATGGTGCAGTGGAAATTTTAAAAGCGATTGAAGAACATTACTATCATCGTTTTCATTTTCAATATGGATTAATTGGAGGAGCGGCGATCGATGAAATGAATTCTCCGCTTCCGCAGGAAACGCTGCAAATGTGCAGAGAATCTGACGCAGTTCTGCTTGGTTCAGTAGGAGGGCCGAAATGGGATAAGAATCCGTCTCATTTAAGACCTGAAAAAGGGCTGCTTGCTCTTCGGAAGGAGCTTGATTTGTACGCTAATCTCCGGCCTGTTGAAACAGTTGAGAGCCTGCTCGATTCCTCTCCTCTTAAACGGGAGTATGTGGAAGGCGTCGACTTCATGATTGTCAGAGAATTAACAGGCGGTCTTTATTTTGGAAAACCAAGCGAACGGTATGTGAAAAACGGGGAGCACACGGTAGTGGATACTCTGTTTTATAAGCGGGATGAAATGGAACGCATCATTGAAAGAGCCTTTCAGCTAGCGCAGGGAAGGAAAAAGAAAGTGACTTCTGTTGATAAAGCGAATGTTTTAGAATCAAGCCGAATGTGGAGGGAAGTTGCTGAAGAAGTTGCAATGAAATTCCCTGATGTAGAGCTTCAGCATATGCTAGTCGATCATGCAGCGATGGCGCTTATTCATAATCCAAAACAATTTGATGTGATTGTAACGGAAAATATGTTTGGCGATATTTTAAGCGACGAGGCTTCCATGCTAACCGGATCCCTTGGAATGCTGCCATCAGCTAGCTTGAGTGCAACTGGACTCCATCTTTATGAGCCCGTTCATGGCTCGGCACCTGATATTGCGGGTGAAGACAAAGCAAATCCTGTCGCCATGATTTTGTCAGCAGCTATGATGCTGAGACACTCCTTCCAAATGGAAGAAGAGGCGGAAGCGATCGAAAATGCTGTCAAACATGTACTGGATTCCGGCAAAAGAACGGCGGATTTAACAAGAAAAGGAGAAACACCGCTTTCTACTACCAAGCTTATTGAAGAAATTAAAGAAGCACTTGCGGATGATCATGCCATTTTAAACATTATGGAAGCTTATGCATAA